Proteins from a single region of Scleropages formosus chromosome 22, fSclFor1.1, whole genome shotgun sequence:
- the LOC108928357 gene encoding zinc finger E-box-binding homeobox 2 isoform X2, giving the protein MAEESRGKRRKQANPRRNQVDIDRLSALGSEGEDEGGLWGMEGQDFQDQQDHPDKVSLTASEGTESRSPFGLACSAGRSPDRHWRGDEEEVRGPGTEEQDGERNATPAYGEREDSPRSGGPLVRLRQGPDPERQPLNGSAAEYHAAALHGDVPRHRWSAGGHGSPGGQETAPASPDASGTLLACPFCERTYQRDTSLREHLEFRHERDGGCPACPLCGYVATCRAQMEQHMLMHAQAQAKHPVFDNATENRKFRCLQCGKAFKYKHHLKEHLRIHSGEKPYECSNCKKRFSHSGSYSSHLSSKKCLNGGGGASGGQTYGSYLSSSSPTSPSAGSGRNGRRGSPFAFRIPERLTDGLREAPASLWEPMAELPRQAALYLHSGVKFEHLLQEMLRRGTHEDTNSGGEDRSGQEGKGARNSYLMCDRARVGEALGGGVTQPGDAQVGGVTRQEEVLPGGVGCRWCSQLFPSPAVLLQHERYLCKLNRDAIEVLDGANCKDASPLNFSRTLAQARESQKAVAATNGFCEENSPAHKTAWRGPPKPPLAARSHSLAPRPFWPGQEPMSPASQATLQPFSPSYLDRRSLPPLGLESPVCLDLSANTSPPARPTPPVGTPGSGGSQNEPLDLSLPKPRSASDKERSCNDKKGEESHFRRMSPPLAPQPRTSYGGAPLLRGAVYSTYPFFNPMFPTGIGSSGYDGLHPLVLGSSAHSSALLSMACMSEPGPDAILKKIHQERQMLMSEPVSRKRVDYLSLMEEAAEGEATGRKRLKKTEEGLYACDLCDKTFQKSSSLLRHKYEHTGTARFSPLRPLPAVSLVRSRDAVFPFPPPSSGRRPHECSICKKAFKHKHHLIEHSRLHSGEKPYQCDKCGKRFSHSGSYSQHMNHRYAYCSRDHDPDGPGEDLALGEDVPNPRGDLELGIAEGGAGLSQGSDSSLDGGLREEEQEEEERLSRSSCGLTMGRALKGAALEKGDRLTPDHAMESLSAGEGELSGEESGEGVGGQAEPEAGGREGGADRLRFKVESPGDRGASNGDEAAVNDG; this is encoded by the exons TCGACATCGACAGGCTGAGTGCGCTGGGCTCCGAGGGAGAAGATGAGGGTGGACTCTGGGGAATGGAGGGCCAGGATTTCCAGGACCAGCAGGACCACCCGGACAAGGTCAGCCTGACAGCTAGCGAGGGCACGGAGTCGCGAAGCCCCTTCGGCCTTGCCTGCTCGGCCGGCCGGAGCCCGGATCGGCACTGGCGGGGGGACGAGGAGGAGGTCCGCGGCCCTGGGACCGAGGAGCAGGATGGCGAGAGGAACGCGACGCCAGCGTACG GTGAGAGGGAAGACAGCCCGCGGTCGGGGGGCCCCCTGGTACGGCTGAGGCAGGGTCCCGACCCGGAGCGCCAGCCCCTCAATGGCTCCGCGGCCGAGTATCACGCCGCCGCCCTCCACGGAGACGTGCCCCGTCATCGCTGGTCTGCCGGAGGCCACGGCTCACCTGGAGGACAAG AGACGGCGCCCGCGAGCCCCGATGCGTCCGGGACCCTGCTGGCATGTCCCTTCTGCGAGCGCACGTACCAGCGGGACACCTCGCTGCGGGAGCACCTCGAATTCCGCCACGAGCGGGACGGCGGGTGTCCGGCCTGCCCGCTGTGCGGCTACGTCGCCACCTGCAGAGCACAAATGGAGCAGCATATGCTGATGCACGCGCAGGCGCAGGCCAAG CATCCGGTGTTTGACAATGCCACGGAAAACAGGAAGTTTAGATGTCTCCAGTGCGGAAAGGCCTTCAAATACAAGCATCACCTGAAAGAGCACCTTCGCATTCACAGCG GTGAGAAGCCCTACGAATGCTCCAACTGCAAGAAGCGGTTTTCCCACTCTGGATCCTACAGCTCACATCTCAGCAGCAAAAAGTGCCTtaatggagggggaggggcatcCGGCGGGCAGACCTACGGCTCGTATCTCAGCAGCTCCTCCCCCACCTCACCCTCTGCAGGCAGTGGAAGGAATGGAAGGAGGGGCTCTCCCTTTGCCTTCCGGATACCCGAGCGCCTCACGGACGGCCTGAGGGAAGCCCCCGCGTCCCTGTGGGAGCCCATGGCGGAGCTGCCCCGCCAAGCTGCTCTCTACCTACACTCGGGGGTTAAGTTTGAGCACCTGCTGCAGGAGATGCTGCGCCGTGGCACCCACGAAGACACCAACTCTGGTGGAGAGGACAGGTCAGGGCAAGAAGGAAAGGGCGCCCGTAACAGCTACCTGATGTGTGACAGGGCAAGGGTAGGCGAGGCACTGGGGGGCGGGGTTACGCAGCCGGGCGATGCCCAGGTGGGTGGGGTCACGCGGCAGGAGGAGGTGTTGCCGGGTGGCGTCGGGTGCCGTTGGTGCTCGCAGCTGTTTCCCAGCCCCGCCGTCCTGCTGCAGCACGAGCGTTACCTCTGCAAGTTGAACAGGGATGCGATTGAGGTGCTGGATGGCGCCAATTGTAAGGACGCTTCGCCCCTCAACTTCTCTCGGACCCTGGCGCAGGCTCGCGAATCCCAGAAAGCGGTCGCTGCCACCAACGGATTCTGCGAGGAGAACTCTCCTGCGCACAAGACGGCATGGCGTGGTCCACCCAAGCCGCCGCTGGCAGCCCGCTCCCACTCGTTGGCGCCCCGACCCTTTTGGCCTGGCCAGGAGCCCATGAGTCCTGCCAGCCAGGCCACCCTGCAACCCTTCTCGCCATCCTACCTGGACAGGAGGAGTCTCCCTCCTTTGGGGCTCGAGTCCCCTGTGTGCCTGGACCTGTCCGCCAATACCTCCCCCCCTGCCAGGCCAACCCCCCCTGTAGGCACCCCTGGTTCTGGCGGGTCTCAGAACGAGCCCCTAGACCTTTCGCTCCCCAAGCCGCGGTCGGCCTCCGACAAGGAGAGAAGCTGCAACGACAAGAAAGGGGAGGAGAGCCACTTCAGGAGGATGAGTCCACCTCTTGCCCCGCAGCCCAGAACCAGCTACGGTGGGGCGCCTCTCTTAAGGGGTGCGGTGTACAGTACCTATCCCTTCTTTAACCCCATGTTCCCTACTGGCATTGGGAGCTCGGGGTACGACGGCCTGCACCCCCTTGTGCTCGGCAGCTCCGCTCACAGTTCTGCCCTCCTCTCCATGGCCTGCATGAGCGAGCCGGGCCCAGACGCCATTCTGAAGAAGATCCACCAGGAAAGGCAGATGCTGATG AGCGAACCTGTGAGCCGGAAGCGCGTGGACTACCTGTCGCTGATGGAGGAGGCCGCAGAGGGGGAGGCTACCGGCAGGAAGAGGCTCAAGAAGACGGAGGAAGGGCTCTACGCCTGCGACTTATGCGACAAGACCTTCCAGAAGAGCAGCTCCCTGCTGCGGCACAAGTACGAGCACACAGGTACGGCGCGCTTCTCCCCGCTCCGCCCGCTGCCAGCGGTGTCCCTCGTCCGCTCACGCGACGCTGTGtttcccttccctcccccttcgTCAGGCCGGCGTCCGCACGAATGTAGCATATGCAAGAAGGCCTTCAAGCACAAGCACCACTTGATCGAGCACAGCCGACTGCACTCGGGGGAGAAGCCCTACCAGTGCGACAAGTGCGGGAAGCGCTTCTCCCACTCGGGATCCTACTCGCAGCACATGAACCACCGCTACGCCTACTGCAGCCGCGACCACGACCCCGATGGCCCCGGCGAGGATCTGGCCCTGGGGGAGGACGTGCCGAACCCTCGGGGGGACCTGGAGCTGGGCATCGCGGAAGGGGGAGCGGGACTCAGTCAGGGCAGCGACTCCAGCTTGGACGGGGGACTtagggaggaggagcaggaggaagaggagcggcTCTCCCGAAGCTCGTGCGGCCTGACGATGGGCAGGGCGCTAAAGGGTGCGGCGTTAGAGAAGGGGGATCGACTGACGCCGGACCACGCGATGGAGTCCCTCTCGGCGGGAGAAGGAGAGCTGAGCGGCGAGGAGAGCGGCGAGGGGGTCGGCGGCCAAGCGGAGCCGGAGgccggagggagggagggcggCGCTGACCGTCTCCGGTTCAAGGTGGAATCGCCCGGAGACCGCGGCGCAAGTAATGGGGACGAAGCGGCGGTTAACGACGGTTAG
- the LOC108928357 gene encoding zinc finger E-box-binding homeobox 2 isoform X3: MEGQDFQDQQDHPDKVSLTASEGTESRSPFGLACSAGRSPDRHWRGDEEEVRGPGTEEQDGERNATPAYGEREDSPRSGGPLVRLRQGPDPERQPLNGSAAEYHAAALHGDVPRHRWSAGGHGSPGGQETAPASPDASGTLLACPFCERTYQRDTSLREHLEFRHERDGGCPACPLCGYVATCRAQMEQHMLMHAQAQAKVGELVDPRPCRFPRFRLRLPACDYMRVCLRFCQHPVFDNATENRKFRCLQCGKAFKYKHHLKEHLRIHSGEKPYECSNCKKRFSHSGSYSSHLSSKKCLNGGGGASGGQTYGSYLSSSSPTSPSAGSGRNGRRGSPFAFRIPERLTDGLREAPASLWEPMAELPRQAALYLHSGVKFEHLLQEMLRRGTHEDTNSGGEDRSGQEGKGARNSYLMCDRARVGEALGGGVTQPGDAQVGGVTRQEEVLPGGVGCRWCSQLFPSPAVLLQHERYLCKLNRDAIEVLDGANCKDASPLNFSRTLAQARESQKAVAATNGFCEENSPAHKTAWRGPPKPPLAARSHSLAPRPFWPGQEPMSPASQATLQPFSPSYLDRRSLPPLGLESPVCLDLSANTSPPARPTPPVGTPGSGGSQNEPLDLSLPKPRSASDKERSCNDKKGEESHFRRMSPPLAPQPRTSYGGAPLLRGAVYSTYPFFNPMFPTGIGSSGYDGLHPLVLGSSAHSSALLSMACMSEPGPDAILKKIHQERQMLMSEPVSRKRVDYLSLMEEAAEGEATGRKRLKKTEEGLYACDLCDKTFQKSSSLLRHKYEHTGTARFSPLRPLPAVSLVRSRDAVFPFPPPSSGRRPHECSICKKAFKHKHHLIEHSRLHSGEKPYQCDKCGKRFSHSGSYSQHMNHRYAYCSRDHDPDGPGEDLALGEDVPNPRGDLELGIAEGGAGLSQGSDSSLDGGLREEEQEEEERLSRSSCGLTMGRALKGAALEKGDRLTPDHAMESLSAGEGELSGEESGEGVGGQAEPEAGGREGGADRLRFKVESPGDRGASNGDEAAVNDG, from the exons ATGGAGGGCCAGGATTTCCAGGACCAGCAGGACCACCCGGACAAGGTCAGCCTGACAGCTAGCGAGGGCACGGAGTCGCGAAGCCCCTTCGGCCTTGCCTGCTCGGCCGGCCGGAGCCCGGATCGGCACTGGCGGGGGGACGAGGAGGAGGTCCGCGGCCCTGGGACCGAGGAGCAGGATGGCGAGAGGAACGCGACGCCAGCGTACG GTGAGAGGGAAGACAGCCCGCGGTCGGGGGGCCCCCTGGTACGGCTGAGGCAGGGTCCCGACCCGGAGCGCCAGCCCCTCAATGGCTCCGCGGCCGAGTATCACGCCGCCGCCCTCCACGGAGACGTGCCCCGTCATCGCTGGTCTGCCGGAGGCCACGGCTCACCTGGAGGACAAG AGACGGCGCCCGCGAGCCCCGATGCGTCCGGGACCCTGCTGGCATGTCCCTTCTGCGAGCGCACGTACCAGCGGGACACCTCGCTGCGGGAGCACCTCGAATTCCGCCACGAGCGGGACGGCGGGTGTCCGGCCTGCCCGCTGTGCGGCTACGTCGCCACCTGCAGAGCACAAATGGAGCAGCATATGCTGATGCACGCGCAGGCGCAGGCCAAGGTTGGTGAGCTAGTCGACCCGCGGCCGTGCCGCTTCCCGAGgttccggctccggctccctgcgtgCGATTACATGCGAGTGTGTCTGCGTTTTTGCCAGCATCCGGTGTTTGACAATGCCACGGAAAACAGGAAGTTTAGATGTCTCCAGTGCGGAAAGGCCTTCAAATACAAGCATCACCTGAAAGAGCACCTTCGCATTCACAGCG GTGAGAAGCCCTACGAATGCTCCAACTGCAAGAAGCGGTTTTCCCACTCTGGATCCTACAGCTCACATCTCAGCAGCAAAAAGTGCCTtaatggagggggaggggcatcCGGCGGGCAGACCTACGGCTCGTATCTCAGCAGCTCCTCCCCCACCTCACCCTCTGCAGGCAGTGGAAGGAATGGAAGGAGGGGCTCTCCCTTTGCCTTCCGGATACCCGAGCGCCTCACGGACGGCCTGAGGGAAGCCCCCGCGTCCCTGTGGGAGCCCATGGCGGAGCTGCCCCGCCAAGCTGCTCTCTACCTACACTCGGGGGTTAAGTTTGAGCACCTGCTGCAGGAGATGCTGCGCCGTGGCACCCACGAAGACACCAACTCTGGTGGAGAGGACAGGTCAGGGCAAGAAGGAAAGGGCGCCCGTAACAGCTACCTGATGTGTGACAGGGCAAGGGTAGGCGAGGCACTGGGGGGCGGGGTTACGCAGCCGGGCGATGCCCAGGTGGGTGGGGTCACGCGGCAGGAGGAGGTGTTGCCGGGTGGCGTCGGGTGCCGTTGGTGCTCGCAGCTGTTTCCCAGCCCCGCCGTCCTGCTGCAGCACGAGCGTTACCTCTGCAAGTTGAACAGGGATGCGATTGAGGTGCTGGATGGCGCCAATTGTAAGGACGCTTCGCCCCTCAACTTCTCTCGGACCCTGGCGCAGGCTCGCGAATCCCAGAAAGCGGTCGCTGCCACCAACGGATTCTGCGAGGAGAACTCTCCTGCGCACAAGACGGCATGGCGTGGTCCACCCAAGCCGCCGCTGGCAGCCCGCTCCCACTCGTTGGCGCCCCGACCCTTTTGGCCTGGCCAGGAGCCCATGAGTCCTGCCAGCCAGGCCACCCTGCAACCCTTCTCGCCATCCTACCTGGACAGGAGGAGTCTCCCTCCTTTGGGGCTCGAGTCCCCTGTGTGCCTGGACCTGTCCGCCAATACCTCCCCCCCTGCCAGGCCAACCCCCCCTGTAGGCACCCCTGGTTCTGGCGGGTCTCAGAACGAGCCCCTAGACCTTTCGCTCCCCAAGCCGCGGTCGGCCTCCGACAAGGAGAGAAGCTGCAACGACAAGAAAGGGGAGGAGAGCCACTTCAGGAGGATGAGTCCACCTCTTGCCCCGCAGCCCAGAACCAGCTACGGTGGGGCGCCTCTCTTAAGGGGTGCGGTGTACAGTACCTATCCCTTCTTTAACCCCATGTTCCCTACTGGCATTGGGAGCTCGGGGTACGACGGCCTGCACCCCCTTGTGCTCGGCAGCTCCGCTCACAGTTCTGCCCTCCTCTCCATGGCCTGCATGAGCGAGCCGGGCCCAGACGCCATTCTGAAGAAGATCCACCAGGAAAGGCAGATGCTGATG AGCGAACCTGTGAGCCGGAAGCGCGTGGACTACCTGTCGCTGATGGAGGAGGCCGCAGAGGGGGAGGCTACCGGCAGGAAGAGGCTCAAGAAGACGGAGGAAGGGCTCTACGCCTGCGACTTATGCGACAAGACCTTCCAGAAGAGCAGCTCCCTGCTGCGGCACAAGTACGAGCACACAGGTACGGCGCGCTTCTCCCCGCTCCGCCCGCTGCCAGCGGTGTCCCTCGTCCGCTCACGCGACGCTGTGtttcccttccctcccccttcgTCAGGCCGGCGTCCGCACGAATGTAGCATATGCAAGAAGGCCTTCAAGCACAAGCACCACTTGATCGAGCACAGCCGACTGCACTCGGGGGAGAAGCCCTACCAGTGCGACAAGTGCGGGAAGCGCTTCTCCCACTCGGGATCCTACTCGCAGCACATGAACCACCGCTACGCCTACTGCAGCCGCGACCACGACCCCGATGGCCCCGGCGAGGATCTGGCCCTGGGGGAGGACGTGCCGAACCCTCGGGGGGACCTGGAGCTGGGCATCGCGGAAGGGGGAGCGGGACTCAGTCAGGGCAGCGACTCCAGCTTGGACGGGGGACTtagggaggaggagcaggaggaagaggagcggcTCTCCCGAAGCTCGTGCGGCCTGACGATGGGCAGGGCGCTAAAGGGTGCGGCGTTAGAGAAGGGGGATCGACTGACGCCGGACCACGCGATGGAGTCCCTCTCGGCGGGAGAAGGAGAGCTGAGCGGCGAGGAGAGCGGCGAGGGGGTCGGCGGCCAAGCGGAGCCGGAGgccggagggagggagggcggCGCTGACCGTCTCCGGTTCAAGGTGGAATCGCCCGGAGACCGCGGCGCAAGTAATGGGGACGAAGCGGCGGTTAACGACGGTTAG